Genomic DNA from Vanrija pseudolonga chromosome 3, complete sequence:
TGCGCCCCATCATCGACTTTGTACCCACGTCGGTTTCACCGCCCCCTGCGCCAAAGCATGCAGTGGCCCCTCCCACGAAACGTATCAAGGACAACAAGCTGGGCAAGGATGCATTCGCCGGCAAGGGTTCCCCAGTCCAGTCACGCAAGGTCGATCGTCGCGACGTTACCCCGGACTCGGTTGGCCTCTCCAACGGCTCGGATTCCCCTGGTGCAATGTCGGAATCGGCCACTCCATCACCACTAGTCGGATCCAAGCGCCTGCCCACCGTCCCCGAGTCGACGCGAAGCGACAGCATGGACGTTGACAACTACGGCCAGAACGGCATGGGTGAGCCATCCCGAAAGCGCACCGCGGCCatgatggacgacgaggacgactaTGACCAGCTCCGCCGAGCCCGGGGGAACAGCGCCGTTcacacgccgccacccgGCAGCCCGCGCGGTTATGGTGGCATGGAGCAGCCGCTCACTCAAGACGAGTACAACGACATCATCCTCAATTACTTTGTCTCCGAGTCGACGCAGATCCCGTCCGTGCTCACCAACCCGCCTTACAACTGGGACCCCAATGGCgtgatcgacgacgacaatcATACGGCCTTGCActgggccgccgccatggGGCGAACGCGCGTGATCAAGCTCTTGCTGTCGGCCGGGGCCCAAATGTTCAACAAGAACAACCTCGAGCAGACGCCCCTCATGCGCAGCGTCATGTTTACCAACAACTACGACCTGCGAAAGTTCCCAGAGGTGTTTGAGCTTCTGCACCGCAGCACATTGAACATTGACAAGCAAAACCGCACCGTCTTCCATCACATTGCGAATCTTGCGCTCGTCAAGGGCAAGACACATGCCGCCCGGTACTACATGGAGGTCATCTTATCGCGTCTCTCCGACTACCCGCAGGAGCTGGCCGATGTCATCAACTtccaggacgaggacggcgagaccGCCCTCACCCTGGCTGCGCGAGCCCGCTCAAAGCGGATTGTCAAGGCTCTGTTGGACCACGGTGCCGACCCCAAGATCCGTAACCGTGACTTCAAGTCGGCCGAGGACTACATCCTCGAGGATGAGCGTTTCAGGTCTTCACCCGACATGATGATCTCACGCACGCTCCCTGCAACGAGCACAGTCCGCAACCccaactcgctcggcgccggcgcgttcAGCAACTACCACCCTCAGCTGTACACCTCGGACGCAGCCAAGCTCGCTGGCGGCCAGTACCTTTCCGACATCTCGTCGCACCTGCAATCTCTTGCGCGTTCgtttgacgccgagctgttggccaaggagcgcgacgtgctgcaggccaaggccatGCTGACGAGCATCCACTCGGAGATCAATGAGGCGGGGCGCGCATTGCACAACCTCAACGAGCAAGTCAAGCCCCTCGAGGCCCGCGACTCCGAGCTCGATGCTCTGACAGAAAAGCTTCAAACGCGCTTGACTGCAGGCCTCGCACGGGACTGCGAGCGGTGGCTCCAGAGCGACACTGAGCGGGAAAAGCGATGGCGCGCTGGAGACGACCCGGCCCAGGCTGGCGAGGACTACAGCGATCTCGACGCGTTGACCAAGGTGTCCGGGGACGCGGCCgctgaggaggagaagctcCGCAGGGAGATTGAGGAGAAGCGGAAGAAGCGAGCCGCGCTGGCGACAAGGCTGGTGAAGGCACAGACTGAGGTGGGTACTGTCGAGTCTTGTCTGTAAATTGTTACTGACGCCACAGGCTGGCACGACTGAGAAGATGGCTCAGTACCGACGACTGATCGCCGCCGGGTGTGGTGGCGACGTCGGGCCGGCTGAGATTGACACGGTGGTCGACACTCTCCTCGAGTCGCTGGAGAACGAGACTGGGCAGACGCCAACACCACGGCCTGCACCTGCGCTGCCTTCTGTCGCACCcccggctgcggcggcgccaccaccaccaaaccGGCCCACATGGAAGGTGTAGGTGGTGACGtcggtggtggcgtcggGTCGTGTGCTCGGCGGTAATGTTGTCATGCTGTAGCGTAGCGCGAGTGTACAAGTCGGATTGTGTCATGCATAAGGTGTTGTGCTGTGCAAGGGGTTTCGACTATG
This window encodes:
- the res2 gene encoding Cell division cycle-related protein res2/pct1, yielding MPKKPAAGGEAGPNTIYKATYRPVYEFICRNVAVMRRRSDAYLNATQILKVAGFDKPQRTRVLEREVQKGEHEKVQGGYGKYQGTWVPIERGLALAKQYNVEDLLRPIIDFVPTSVSPPPAPKHAVAPPTKRIKDNKLGKDAFAGKGSPVQSRKVDRRDVTPDSVGLSNGSDSPGAMSESATPSPLVGSKRLPTVPESTRSDSMDVDNYGQNGMGEPSRKRTAAMMDDEDDYDQLRRARGNSAVHTPPPGSPRGYGGMEQPLTQDEYNDIILNYFVSESTQIPSVLTNPPYNWDPNGVIDDDNHTALHWAAAMGRTRVIKLLLSAGAQMFNKNNLEQTPLMRSVMFTNNYDLRKFPEVFELLHRSTLNIDKQNRTVFHHIANLALVKGKTHAARYYMEVILSRLSDYPQELADVINFQDEDGETALTLAARARSKRIVKALLDHGADPKIRNRDFKSAEDYILEDERFRSSPDMMISRTLPATSTVRNPNSLGAGAFSNYHPQLYTSDAAKLAGGQYLSDISSHLQSLARSFDAELLAKERDVLQAKAMLTSIHSEINEAGRALHNLNEQVKPLEARDSELDALTEKLQTRLTAGLARDCERWLQSDTEREKRWRAGDDPAQAGEDYSDLDALTKVSGDAAAEEEKLRREIEEKRKKRAALATRLVKAQTEAGTTEKMAQYRRLIAAGCGGDVGPAEIDTVVDTLLESLENETGQTPTPRPAPALPSVAPPAAAAPPPPNRPTWKV